In one Bradyrhizobium cosmicum genomic region, the following are encoded:
- a CDS encoding efflux RND transporter periplasmic adaptor subunit produces the protein MLAPVVRIVPLFALLSLAACGEQSQAPVAQQMAPEVGVVTLKPQEAKISTVLPGRVVAYQVSEVRPQVTGILLKRDFVEGTEVKEGAQLYEIDPVQYKAALASADAAVQKAEATLVSVKLKAQRKTQLLQTNAASQQDVDDAVAAYKQGEADLHAAQANRDTAAISLDRTKVTASISGRIGKSTITPGALVTASQATAMTTIQQLDPVYVDLDQSTSEMERLRSQIASGKLKRPADGVQVELLMENGKTYGHKGKYGFTDASVNENTGSVSSRAIFANPERALLPGMYVRARVIAGVDPAAILVPQRAVSRNPLGQAVAMFVDKDGKIEQRTLDLGEGVDGNWLVQSGAKSGDRLVVDGTQKARPGAAVKTVEVAVDPASGLTVNPTRQADARPAPVTAGQ, from the coding sequence ATGCTTGCCCCGGTCGTCCGCATTGTTCCGTTGTTCGCCTTGCTGTCGCTCGCGGCCTGCGGCGAGCAGAGCCAGGCGCCGGTCGCGCAACAGATGGCGCCTGAAGTCGGCGTCGTCACGTTGAAGCCGCAGGAGGCCAAGATCTCGACGGTCCTGCCGGGCCGCGTCGTTGCCTATCAGGTCTCGGAGGTGCGTCCCCAGGTCACCGGCATCCTGCTCAAGCGCGATTTCGTCGAAGGGACCGAGGTCAAGGAGGGCGCTCAGCTCTATGAGATTGATCCCGTCCAGTACAAGGCGGCATTGGCGAGCGCCGACGCCGCGGTGCAGAAGGCGGAGGCAACGCTCGTCAGCGTGAAGCTGAAGGCCCAGCGTAAGACCCAGCTTCTCCAGACCAACGCGGCGAGCCAGCAGGACGTCGACGATGCGGTTGCCGCCTACAAGCAGGGCGAGGCCGACCTGCACGCGGCGCAGGCCAACCGCGACACCGCCGCGATCTCGCTGGACCGCACCAAGGTCACCGCATCGATCTCGGGCCGGATCGGCAAGTCGACCATCACGCCCGGCGCGCTTGTCACGGCGAGCCAGGCGACCGCGATGACCACGATCCAGCAGCTCGACCCTGTCTACGTCGATCTCGACCAGTCGACCTCGGAGATGGAGCGGCTGCGCAGCCAGATCGCGAGCGGAAAGCTGAAGCGTCCGGCCGATGGCGTCCAGGTCGAATTGCTGATGGAGAACGGCAAGACCTACGGCCACAAGGGCAAGTACGGTTTCACCGATGCAAGCGTCAACGAGAACACCGGCTCGGTCTCCTCGCGCGCGATCTTCGCCAATCCCGAGCGGGCGCTGCTGCCCGGCATGTATGTGCGCGCACGCGTGATTGCCGGCGTCGATCCGGCCGCGATCCTGGTGCCGCAGCGAGCTGTCTCGCGCAATCCGCTCGGGCAGGCGGTCGCGATGTTCGTCGACAAGGACGGCAAGATCGAGCAGCGCACGCTGGATCTGGGCGAGGGGGTCGACGGCAACTGGCTGGTGCAGTCGGGCGCCAAATCCGGCGATCGCCTGGTCGTTGATGGCACGCAGAAGGCGCGTCCCGGCGCGGCGGTGAAGACCGTCGAGGTCGCGGTTGATCCGGCGAGCGGTCTCACGGTGAACCCGACGCGGCAGGCCGATGCGCGGCCCGCGCCCGTCACAGCCGGGCAATAA
- a CDS encoding TetR/AcrR family transcriptional regulator, whose protein sequence is MMQLLAAAKATFTSKGFAATTMDDIAGAAGMSKKTLYKLFESKTELFRAMLLRSLPEAHFANPPLSGSPTAQLRTALRRIADVVLAPSEIALHRLIIGERQASPDLGRMFAEVIMESGPDDVAGLLETVRLEPRLEGVPLRAVAEMLLGMVFSHDHFRLLTDDGFRLNRRLLDKRIDLAIAMFCVPEDHSAKP, encoded by the coding sequence ATGATGCAGTTGCTGGCGGCAGCGAAGGCCACTTTCACCAGCAAGGGTTTTGCCGCGACCACGATGGATGACATCGCCGGCGCAGCCGGGATGTCGAAGAAGACGCTCTACAAATTGTTCGAGAGCAAGACCGAGCTATTCCGGGCCATGCTGCTGCGCAGCCTGCCCGAGGCCCATTTCGCAAACCCTCCCTTGTCAGGATCGCCGACCGCGCAGCTACGAACCGCACTCCGCAGAATTGCGGACGTGGTGCTCGCGCCCAGCGAAATCGCACTGCACCGCCTGATCATCGGCGAGCGCCAGGCCTCACCGGACCTCGGCCGCATGTTCGCGGAGGTTATCATGGAGAGCGGCCCCGACGACGTGGCAGGCCTGCTCGAAACTGTCAGGCTTGAACCGCGCCTCGAAGGCGTGCCGCTCCGCGCCGTCGCCGAAATGCTGCTGGGAATGGTGTTCAGCCACGATCATTTCAGGCTGCTCACCGACGACGGATTCCGCCTCAACCGCCGTCTGCTGGACAAGCGGATCGATCTTGCGATTGCGATGTTCTGTGTGCCGGAAGATCACTCTGCCAAGCCGTAA
- a CDS encoding ATP-binding protein, with product MDESQDRVTERRQLTVLFCDVVDSTGLSERCDIEDLRELLLEFQAISSRCISNAGGSVVNYIGDGIRAEFGYPLTSENEAESAVRVGLTLLRELQELSERATAAIQEPLRVRIGVHTGVAVIGKAGPGHVHDATEIVGETPNIAFRLLEMGEPNSLVISGETRRLLRGEFALQPLGMRSLKGLSRKVEVFLVAGETPKDGAGHRARHRNASRLIDRVTELGQLLQAWELATTGQGRTVEITGEPGIGKSRLALELIDRAALPDDLILAIQASAPHQNTPLYPIIRALEQRIGIARDEDAEVNSARLRDFMAATSGGDEEQLTLIGRMLGLPVPMVSGPTIPDAHEQRRKTRDAAVRLLTSQSRGEASLILVEDFHWADPSTIEIIERIAGQVDGTRSLLVVTSRSSIIGNVSPTILRIVLQRLDDEQCRDLAGSVVRDKQLSSQLIQQIVARSDGVPLFVEELAAAAVETGQLDPGVRTVGASGPSEVPSALYDSLMLRLERLGNAKAVAQLASVIGRSFPHRLLAAVAGELQDALDPALERLRASGLIGLERDDDEKVYSFKHALVRDVAYYSLLKRQRRELHDRVAAEIELHLPEVAITEPGYLAQHLSEAGRTSRAAQMRLKAAQQAAERSANLEAIAELNMALEEIRRLPAGLERDNLELNVQIALIGPTIALRGFGADAVADVSSRAIDLCRALDNDTRIFPALYARWSYLRVASNVREAGTLAQDFLTLAEQKGTRADRMVGHRLLGTSLLDGETEQACVHLDRAVKLYDAAADRATAVTYGTDVQVTSLSNLCICCWLVGRVTDAIKHGREALKHAQQLAHAHTLGYAYAHVCMLYTLERDVQTVRALAQRTLEGAIRRELPLWISVARTFLGWADIESGRLAEGIDVLEKQRDFLQMAHVVYQLPWYLCWLAEAYVRSDRLADARRCLDQARNVFGRGGNYWYEAECLRIEGRFASHAQINDTGLAEQNFKQAHALAHRRGQRGFGLRAAVGLAGLLVTKGQTEGARTLLQHELQFFAGQPEGGDRSDAIRLMCDLQERPRG from the coding sequence ATGGACGAGTCTCAAGACAGAGTAACCGAACGCCGCCAACTGACCGTCCTGTTCTGCGACGTCGTTGATTCAACGGGCCTCTCCGAGCGCTGCGACATCGAGGATTTGCGAGAATTATTGCTGGAATTCCAAGCGATAAGCTCGCGATGCATCAGCAATGCCGGTGGCAGCGTCGTCAACTACATCGGCGACGGTATTCGTGCGGAATTCGGCTATCCGCTTACTTCGGAGAACGAAGCGGAGAGTGCGGTCCGCGTTGGCCTGACGTTGCTGCGCGAACTTCAAGAATTGAGCGAACGCGCCACGGCGGCGATCCAGGAACCGCTTCGCGTTCGGATCGGGGTCCATACGGGTGTCGCGGTGATCGGCAAGGCGGGGCCCGGCCATGTGCACGATGCGACGGAGATCGTCGGCGAGACGCCCAACATCGCATTCCGCTTGCTGGAAATGGGCGAGCCCAATTCGCTCGTGATCAGTGGTGAGACCAGGCGTCTCCTGCGCGGCGAATTCGCCTTGCAGCCGCTCGGCATGCGGTCGCTCAAGGGATTGTCGCGCAAGGTCGAGGTCTTTCTCGTCGCGGGCGAGACGCCGAAAGATGGCGCCGGCCATCGCGCCCGCCACCGCAATGCCTCGCGCCTCATCGACAGGGTGACTGAACTCGGCCAGTTGCTGCAGGCTTGGGAGCTGGCGACGACCGGGCAGGGGCGTACGGTGGAGATCACCGGGGAGCCCGGGATCGGCAAGTCGCGCCTGGCGTTGGAGCTGATCGACAGGGCCGCATTGCCGGATGATCTGATCCTGGCGATCCAGGCTTCCGCTCCGCATCAGAACACGCCGTTATACCCGATCATCAGAGCTCTGGAGCAACGCATTGGCATTGCCAGGGACGAGGACGCCGAGGTGAATTCGGCGCGTCTGCGTGATTTCATGGCCGCGACGTCCGGCGGCGACGAGGAGCAGTTGACGCTGATCGGCCGGATGCTCGGTTTACCGGTGCCGATGGTGTCAGGCCCGACAATTCCCGACGCGCATGAGCAGCGCCGTAAAACGCGCGATGCGGCCGTGCGGTTGTTGACCTCGCAGTCGCGCGGCGAGGCCAGCCTGATCCTGGTTGAAGATTTTCACTGGGCCGATCCCTCGACGATCGAGATCATCGAGCGCATTGCCGGCCAGGTCGATGGCACGCGGTCTCTCCTGGTCGTCACTAGCCGGTCGTCCATCATCGGCAACGTCTCGCCGACGATCCTGCGCATCGTGCTTCAGCGCCTTGACGACGAGCAATGCCGCGATCTCGCCGGATCGGTCGTTCGCGACAAGCAGCTGTCAAGCCAGTTGATCCAGCAGATCGTCGCGCGATCAGACGGTGTGCCGCTGTTCGTGGAGGAGTTGGCGGCTGCAGCCGTCGAGACCGGCCAGCTCGATCCGGGCGTCAGGACGGTCGGCGCCAGCGGGCCTTCGGAGGTGCCGTCGGCGCTCTACGATTCCTTGATGCTGCGTCTCGAGCGGCTCGGAAATGCCAAGGCGGTCGCGCAGCTCGCGTCGGTGATTGGCCGAAGCTTTCCGCATCGGCTTCTTGCTGCCGTTGCGGGTGAGCTTCAGGACGCCCTCGACCCCGCCCTCGAGCGCCTGCGGGCGTCTGGATTGATCGGGCTTGAGCGCGACGACGACGAAAAGGTCTATTCCTTCAAGCACGCCCTGGTCCGTGACGTCGCCTATTATTCGCTTCTCAAGCGCCAGAGACGGGAACTGCACGACCGCGTGGCTGCGGAGATCGAACTCCATCTGCCCGAAGTTGCCATCACGGAACCAGGCTATCTCGCGCAGCATTTATCCGAGGCCGGACGCACCTCCCGAGCGGCGCAGATGCGGCTCAAGGCGGCCCAGCAGGCAGCGGAACGTTCGGCAAATCTGGAGGCGATCGCCGAGCTCAACATGGCGCTCGAGGAGATCCGGAGGCTTCCAGCGGGACTTGAGCGGGATAATCTGGAGCTGAACGTCCAGATCGCGCTGATCGGGCCGACGATCGCATTGCGGGGATTTGGCGCGGATGCGGTCGCGGATGTGAGCAGTCGTGCCATCGATCTGTGCCGCGCTCTCGACAACGATACGCGCATCTTTCCGGCGCTGTACGCAAGATGGTCCTATTTACGCGTCGCAAGCAACGTTCGCGAGGCGGGCACGCTGGCGCAGGACTTTCTGACTCTCGCCGAGCAAAAGGGAACGAGGGCCGATCGGATGGTCGGCCACCGGCTGCTCGGCACGTCGTTGCTCGACGGGGAGACTGAGCAGGCCTGCGTCCATCTCGACCGGGCGGTCAAGCTCTACGATGCTGCCGCCGACCGTGCGACGGCCGTGACGTACGGCACGGATGTGCAGGTCACCAGTCTGTCCAACCTGTGCATATGCTGCTGGCTGGTGGGCCGGGTGACTGATGCGATCAAGCATGGCCGGGAGGCACTTAAGCACGCGCAGCAATTGGCGCATGCCCATACCCTCGGCTACGCCTACGCGCATGTCTGCATGCTCTACACGCTGGAGCGGGACGTCCAGACGGTGCGGGCGCTCGCACAGCGGACGCTCGAGGGGGCGATCAGACGGGAGCTGCCGCTGTGGATTTCGGTGGCGCGGACATTCCTCGGTTGGGCCGACATTGAAAGCGGCCGGCTGGCGGAAGGCATCGACGTGCTCGAGAAGCAGCGCGATTTCCTGCAGATGGCGCACGTCGTCTACCAGCTGCCATGGTACCTTTGCTGGCTCGCGGAAGCCTATGTCCGCTCCGACAGGCTGGCGGACGCCCGACGTTGTCTCGATCAGGCGCGCAATGTCTTCGGGCGGGGCGGCAATTACTGGTACGAGGCCGAGTGCCTGCGTATCGAAGGGCGATTTGCATCACATGCGCAAATCAACGACACCGGGCTCGCCGAACAGAATTTCAAGCAGGCCCACGCGCTCGCCCACCGGCGTGGCCAGCGCGGATTCGGCTTGCGCGCCGCGGTGGGTCTTGCCGGATTGCTCGTTACCAAAGGTCAGACCGAGGGCGCCCGCACGCTGCTGCAGCACGAATTGCAATTCTTCGCCGGTCAGCCGGAGGGCGGGGATCGCTCGGATGCCATCAGGCTGATGTGCGACCTCCAGGAGCGCCCGCGCGGCTGA
- a CDS encoding FAD-binding protein codes for MGNMVRNYDGGITSSPAQLVSPRSVDEIQSILRDADGYPSPVRAMGSYHSLTPCASSDGTIIDMSRMSRILKIDPHSMTFTAEAGLQFIAASRVLRAMNLQFVTNIEIGNMTLGAAACCHTKDGLDGGEFGQVGSYITAIKWVTPSGDLAEASEATNPGLMYLMRSSYGLCGVIYEVTFRIKPLEAIHFRYLPRPIGQLTEKEVDGIIDASRGLICWTVGRKAHFQTRHPIDRVGPLGALFAASRRKLWNYAEARVGRFIDSSVPTKPLRDATLDTWFVGNRLLMSFLHLAGGATLYNPDKTIDYSQTPPSARYAFTFWAFPRHEWLNVLRDYVDFSEKYFEDHDFRCNMALGSYFIRKDEHSLLSYSHDGDIFSVDPIHAYTDRPAWDGFLKEFNEFAYKRNGIPLLNQSPFITKQHVTAAYGQRWTQFSAHVKQEDPSGRMLNPFFANLL; via the coding sequence ATGGGCAATATGGTTCGCAATTACGATGGCGGGATCACAAGCTCTCCCGCGCAACTCGTGTCGCCGCGCTCCGTCGACGAGATTCAATCGATCCTGAGGGACGCCGACGGCTACCCAAGTCCTGTTCGGGCGATGGGCAGCTATCATTCCTTGACGCCGTGCGCATCCTCGGACGGGACGATCATCGACATGTCCCGGATGAGCCGCATCCTCAAGATCGATCCCCACAGCATGACGTTCACGGCCGAAGCGGGCCTCCAGTTCATTGCCGCGTCGCGGGTGTTGCGGGCGATGAATCTGCAGTTCGTGACCAATATCGAGATCGGGAACATGACGCTCGGTGCGGCAGCCTGCTGCCACACCAAGGATGGCCTGGATGGCGGCGAGTTCGGGCAGGTCGGCTCTTACATTACAGCGATCAAGTGGGTGACGCCCAGCGGCGATCTGGCGGAAGCGTCGGAGGCCACAAACCCGGGCCTGATGTACCTGATGCGCTCGAGTTACGGACTGTGCGGCGTGATTTACGAGGTCACCTTTCGCATCAAGCCGCTGGAGGCGATCCACTTCAGATATTTGCCGCGCCCGATCGGACAACTGACCGAGAAGGAAGTGGATGGGATCATCGATGCGTCGCGAGGCCTGATCTGCTGGACGGTCGGCCGAAAGGCGCACTTTCAGACGCGACATCCCATCGACAGGGTTGGACCGTTGGGGGCGCTGTTCGCCGCCAGCCGCCGGAAGCTCTGGAATTATGCGGAAGCCCGCGTTGGCAGGTTCATCGACAGCAGCGTCCCGACCAAGCCTCTCAGGGATGCGACGCTCGACACGTGGTTCGTCGGCAATAGGCTGTTGATGTCATTCCTGCACCTGGCCGGCGGAGCCACCCTGTACAATCCCGACAAGACGATCGACTACAGCCAAACGCCGCCGTCGGCGCGATATGCATTTACATTCTGGGCCTTTCCGCGCCACGAATGGCTGAATGTTCTGCGCGACTACGTGGACTTCAGCGAAAAGTATTTCGAGGACCATGACTTTCGCTGCAACATGGCGCTTGGCTCATATTTCATTCGTAAGGACGAGCATTCGTTGCTGTCCTATTCGCATGACGGAGACATTTTTTCAGTCGACCCCATTCACGCTTATACGGACAGGCCGGCGTGGGACGGGTTTTTGAAGGAGTTCAATGAGTTTGCGTACAAGAGGAACGGCATTCCTTTGCTGAATCAAAGTCCGTTCATCACGAAGCAGCATGTCACGGCGGCGTATGGGCAGCGATGGACGCAGTTCTCTGCGCACGTCAAGCAAGAGGATCCGTCCGGGCGCATGCTGAACCCATTCTTTGCCAACCTGCTCTGA
- a CDS encoding peroxidase family protein, whose amino-acid sequence MSRENDGFVFHRGLLQGVLDIVFRAINFFARWDHLPTLLAAANLSVFRNRLREHNLHHTGYGTTSPGWSTGNERWRSADGSFNSLDHPRMGMAGARFGRNFPLPECVPDSGSDLLDPSPRVISQELLARHTFIPATSINLLAAAWIQFETHNWFSHGLPKPGNEFKIPLPPGDDWPKEELIDGCMKIRRTVCDASTREPWLGATPTFRNLNSHWWDAGQIYGSSRERQMQIRSGVDGKIAVGNDGMLPADPDHQGADLTGFNDNWWVGLGLLHNLFAREHNVICDGLKTRYPTWGDEELFQRARLINAALIAKIHTVEWTPGILGHPALDLSMHANWSGIPNRVLRAVLGKDSEAAYGIIGSSTDQHSAPYAMTEEFTAVYRLHPLVPDKMEVRKLDTTDSKSYDLVDMQGRASRAFMQTHGFVDLLYSFGTAHPGAIRLHNYPNFLRKFTKDDQPLLDVAAIDIMRDRERGVPRYNRFRELVGKKRVTTFEEITSIPGAARKMRAIYKGDVDRVDLMVGLLAEDLPDGFGFSDTAFRIFILMASRRLKSDRFFTDDYRAEVYTDFGLDWIQNNGMKSVLLRHVPQLGPALEGVNNSFAPWNVSGG is encoded by the coding sequence ATGTCCCGAGAGAACGATGGTTTTGTCTTCCATCGTGGCCTGCTCCAAGGTGTCCTGGATATTGTGTTTCGGGCCATCAACTTCTTCGCCAGATGGGACCACCTGCCGACCCTGCTCGCGGCCGCAAATCTTTCGGTCTTCCGCAACCGGCTGCGGGAGCACAATCTCCACCATACCGGCTACGGGACGACATCGCCTGGCTGGAGCACTGGCAACGAGCGCTGGCGGTCCGCCGACGGCTCATTCAACAGCCTCGATCATCCACGCATGGGCATGGCTGGCGCCCGGTTCGGACGCAATTTTCCGCTGCCGGAATGCGTGCCGGACAGCGGCAGCGATCTGCTCGACCCCAGCCCGCGCGTGATTTCGCAGGAATTGCTGGCTCGCCACACCTTCATTCCCGCGACCAGCATCAATCTGCTTGCCGCCGCCTGGATCCAGTTCGAAACGCACAATTGGTTCAGCCATGGGTTGCCGAAGCCGGGCAACGAATTCAAGATTCCACTTCCGCCAGGCGACGACTGGCCTAAAGAGGAGCTGATCGACGGCTGCATGAAGATCCGTCGCACGGTTTGCGACGCATCAACGCGCGAACCATGGCTCGGCGCCACCCCGACATTTCGCAACCTCAACTCGCACTGGTGGGACGCCGGACAGATCTACGGCAGCAGTCGCGAAAGGCAGATGCAGATTCGCTCCGGGGTCGATGGCAAGATCGCGGTCGGCAACGACGGAATGCTTCCAGCCGATCCAGATCATCAGGGAGCTGATCTCACCGGCTTCAACGACAATTGGTGGGTCGGGCTCGGCCTGCTGCACAATCTCTTCGCACGCGAGCACAACGTCATCTGCGATGGCTTGAAGACGCGGTATCCGACCTGGGGCGACGAGGAGCTGTTCCAGCGCGCGCGCCTGATCAACGCGGCCCTGATCGCCAAGATCCATACCGTCGAATGGACGCCGGGCATCCTCGGCCATCCTGCGCTCGACCTCAGCATGCACGCCAACTGGTCGGGGATACCGAACCGGGTGCTGCGCGCGGTGCTCGGCAAGGACAGCGAAGCCGCCTACGGCATCATCGGCTCTTCGACCGACCAGCATAGCGCGCCCTACGCGATGACCGAGGAATTCACCGCCGTCTACCGCCTGCACCCGCTGGTCCCGGACAAGATGGAGGTGCGGAAGCTCGATACCACGGACTCGAAATCCTACGATCTGGTCGATATGCAGGGACGAGCCTCCCGCGCGTTCATGCAGACTCACGGCTTCGTCGACCTGCTCTACTCTTTCGGCACGGCTCATCCCGGCGCCATTCGCCTGCACAACTACCCCAACTTCCTTCGCAAATTCACAAAGGACGACCAGCCGCTGCTCGACGTCGCCGCGATCGATATCATGCGCGACCGCGAACGCGGCGTGCCGCGCTACAACCGCTTCCGCGAGTTGGTCGGCAAAAAGCGGGTTACGACATTCGAGGAAATCACCAGCATTCCCGGCGCGGCAAGGAAGATGCGCGCGATCTACAAGGGCGACGTCGACCGCGTCGATCTGATGGTCGGGCTGTTGGCCGAGGACCTGCCGGACGGTTTTGGCTTCAGCGATACCGCCTTCCGCATCTTCATCCTGATGGCATCGCGGCGTCTCAAGAGCGACCGCTTCTTCACCGACGACTACCGGGCGGAAGTCTATACCGACTTCGGTCTCGACTGGATCCAAAACAACGGAATGAAATCAGTACTGCTGCGGCACGTGCCGCAACTCGGCCCGGCGCTCGAGGGCGTCAACAACAGCTTTGCCCCCTGGAACGTATCGGGAGGCTGA
- a CDS encoding haloacid dehalogenase type II → MTTTSDLTAVKALVFDVFGTVVDWRTSLITDFMWWAKGRGISADWTALVDGWRAMYTASMDDVRKHPERGYVMLDDLHRRSLDKLVEKFAIKGLTDADLDHLTKGWHRLHPWPDSVAGLTRLKTKFVIAPLSNGNVALLTNMAKFAGLPWDLIMSAELFEHYKPDPETYLGAARLLCLKPEEVMMVAAHNGDLGAAQKNGLKTAFVARPTEYGPLQKVDFEATGNWDIVARDFGGIADRLAC, encoded by the coding sequence ATGACCACGACGTCCGATCTCACCGCCGTCAAAGCCCTCGTCTTCGACGTGTTCGGCACCGTCGTGGACTGGCGCACCAGCCTGATCACCGACTTCATGTGGTGGGCGAAGGGGCGCGGCATCAGTGCGGACTGGACCGCCCTCGTCGACGGCTGGCGCGCCATGTATACGGCCTCCATGGACGACGTGCGCAAGCACCCCGAGCGTGGCTATGTTATGCTGGACGACCTGCACCGCCGCTCGCTGGACAAGCTGGTCGAGAAGTTTGCAATCAAGGGCCTCACGGACGCCGATCTCGACCACCTCACCAAGGGCTGGCACCGTCTGCATCCCTGGCCCGACAGCGTCGCCGGCCTGACCCGGCTGAAGACGAAGTTCGTGATCGCACCGCTCTCGAACGGCAACGTGGCGCTGCTCACCAACATGGCGAAGTTTGCGGGCCTTCCCTGGGACCTCATCATGTCGGCCGAGCTGTTCGAGCACTACAAGCCCGATCCCGAGACCTATCTCGGCGCCGCGCGTCTGCTGTGCCTCAAGCCGGAAGAGGTGATGATGGTCGCTGCCCACAATGGCGATCTAGGCGCCGCCCAGAAGAACGGGCTGAAGACGGCGTTCGTGGCCCGGCCGACCGAGTACGGTCCGTTGCAGAAGGTGGACTTCGAGGCCACCGGCAATTGGGACATCGTCGCCAGGGATTTTGGCGGGATTGCCGACAGGCTCGCTTGCTAG
- the glpX gene encoding class II fructose-bisphosphatase: MSTHISVPPQALLERILTLEIVRVTERAAVSSARLRGHGNEKAADQAAVDAMRRELNKLPIEGTIVIGEGERDEAPMLFIGEKVGMNAGPQVDIAVDPLEGTTLCAKNMPGSIATMAMADGGTLLHAPDVYMQKLAIGPGYAKGVVELDATPAENVRRLAKAKGVQPDGITVLVLDRPRHASIIESVRSTGAAVRLITDGDVAGVIHCADPDNTGVDMYLGTGGAPEGVLAAVALRCIGGQMQCRLILDSGEKIERAAKMGVNDPKMIYGIEDMARGDCLFAATGVTTGSLLSGVKFRKDGVIETETVVMRSVTGTVRYIKAEHRELAKFHLD; the protein is encoded by the coding sequence ATGTCGACCCATATTTCAGTCCCGCCGCAAGCGTTGCTCGAGCGCATCCTCACGCTGGAGATCGTGCGCGTGACGGAGCGGGCGGCGGTGTCGTCGGCGCGGTTGCGCGGACACGGCAATGAGAAGGCGGCCGACCAGGCCGCGGTGGACGCGATGCGGCGCGAGCTCAACAAGCTGCCGATCGAAGGCACCATCGTGATCGGCGAGGGCGAGCGCGACGAGGCGCCGATGCTCTTCATCGGCGAGAAGGTCGGCATGAACGCCGGCCCGCAGGTCGACATCGCGGTCGACCCGCTCGAAGGCACCACGCTGTGCGCCAAGAACATGCCGGGCTCGATCGCCACGATGGCGATGGCCGACGGCGGCACGCTGTTGCACGCGCCCGACGTCTACATGCAGAAGCTCGCGATCGGCCCCGGCTATGCCAAGGGCGTCGTCGAGCTCGACGCCACGCCGGCCGAAAACGTCCGCCGCCTCGCCAAGGCCAAGGGCGTCCAGCCTGACGGCATCACCGTGCTCGTGCTCGACCGTCCGCGCCATGCCAGCATCATCGAGAGCGTGCGCTCGACCGGTGCCGCCGTGCGCCTCATCACCGACGGCGACGTCGCCGGCGTGATCCACTGCGCCGACCCCGACAACACCGGCGTCGACATGTATCTCGGCACCGGCGGTGCACCGGAAGGCGTGCTTGCGGCCGTGGCGCTGCGCTGCATCGGCGGCCAGATGCAGTGCCGCCTGATCCTCGATTCCGGCGAGAAGATCGAGCGTGCCGCCAAGATGGGTGTCAACGATCCCAAGATGATCTACGGCATCGAGGACATGGCGCGCGGCGATTGTCTGTTCGCCGCCACCGGCGTCACCACGGGCTCGCTGCTGTCGGGTGTCAAGTTCCGCAAGGACGGCGTGATCGAGACCGAGACGGTGGTGATGCGCTCCGTCACCGGCACGGTGCGCTACATCAAGGCCGAGCACCGCGAGCTGGCGAAGTTCCATCTGGATTGA